In a single window of the Tellurirhabdus bombi genome:
- a CDS encoding glycosyltransferase, whose protein sequence is MIYLDEILNPTNVQQFDSIICISQTPWQGQFQNSAVQLMTELSKRYRIIYVDYQYTVKDWVMGVTGRRTVPVWELLNLSSPLSKKKLENGGEIYIWIPPIMLPTNWLSNESHDKVLQWNVNQLARGLRHVMKQLGVQHPLVVNAFNPVWGLPLLGKLNECATIYYCYDEITAESWISRHGQRYEQEYLKKVDAVITTSEALRQTKSRTQPNTFCVKNGANFSLFSQARKLAKLQPPTQPVVGYLGTADNRINIDLVEHCARTMPDVTFQFIGEVNEPALKERLSGFTNVLFTPSVPPAELPQLLAKWTAAIIPFVCNAHTYTIYPLKINEYLAAGLPVVSTPFSILDDFNEVIELANSPEDFAQALRKALADTSPQRIEQRIEMAKSNSWPKRAEEFEGVIRQIPQAWMEEQTL, encoded by the coding sequence ATGATTTACCTTGACGAAATACTTAACCCCACTAACGTGCAGCAATTTGACAGCATCATCTGTATTAGCCAGACTCCTTGGCAAGGACAGTTTCAGAATTCAGCCGTTCAGCTTATGACTGAGCTGTCAAAACGTTATCGCATCATTTACGTTGACTACCAATATACGGTAAAAGACTGGGTGATGGGCGTTACTGGCCGGCGAACAGTACCCGTCTGGGAGTTATTAAATTTATCCAGCCCGCTTTCTAAAAAAAAGCTGGAAAATGGCGGCGAAATATACATCTGGATTCCGCCTATCATGCTGCCCACCAACTGGCTTTCCAATGAATCGCACGACAAAGTACTCCAGTGGAACGTGAATCAGCTGGCCAGGGGGCTGCGTCATGTGATGAAGCAGTTAGGCGTTCAGCACCCCTTGGTAGTTAATGCATTTAATCCCGTCTGGGGATTGCCTTTGCTGGGAAAGCTCAATGAATGTGCCACCATCTATTATTGTTACGACGAAATTACGGCCGAAAGCTGGATCAGTCGCCACGGACAGCGGTACGAGCAGGAATATTTAAAAAAAGTGGACGCGGTAATAACCACCTCGGAGGCGTTACGCCAGACCAAGTCACGCACCCAGCCTAACACGTTTTGCGTCAAGAACGGCGCCAATTTTAGCTTGTTCAGCCAGGCGCGCAAACTGGCTAAGCTACAGCCCCCCACCCAACCGGTTGTTGGGTATTTGGGCACAGCAGATAATCGAATCAACATCGATTTGGTAGAACATTGCGCCCGCACCATGCCGGATGTCACGTTTCAATTTATTGGCGAAGTCAATGAACCGGCATTGAAAGAACGGCTTTCTGGCTTTACCAACGTTCTTTTTACGCCTTCTGTCCCGCCGGCAGAACTACCCCAGCTGCTCGCTAAATGGACGGCTGCCATTATTCCGTTTGTCTGCAACGCTCACACCTATACGATCTATCCGCTCAAAATAAATGAGTACCTGGCGGCAGGGTTGCCCGTTGTGTCAACGCCATTTTCTATCTTGGATGACTTTAACGAGGTAATTGAATTAGCCAACAGCCCAGAAGATTTTGCGCAGGCGCTGCGAAAGGCGCTGGCCGATACGAGTCCGCAACGCATTGAGCAGCGCATTGAAATGGCGAAGTCGAATTCGTGGCCCAAACGCGCAGAAGAGTTCGAGGGTGTTATTCGCCAGATTCCCCAGGCCTGGATGGAAGAGCAGACCCTTTAA
- a CDS encoding O-antigen ligase family protein yields the protein MASLSYRFQNSFWLYSIWGVLAAIGAGYLVGTLEFVGSALVVIVPVAILLVVGVLMEPRFGLLLYLQMSFLVNFLARFLPVSAPFGLMVDAILVLVLFSIFVNGKKMQWNRLRNPAVYLVGIWFLYNILELFNPEAPYKPAWFFHVRTFSVQWFLVAIILLVVPVTKKDIRVLINSWLIWSFCGALWGFKQQYIGLTTAENIWLNTAGATTHLIFGHLRSFSFYSDAAQFGGEMSGLALVCLIWTFEKKDWYQKAFFAFLTLVFFWGYVVSGTRSALFVLLAGFPFYLLLKRDFVKLALGFCLATPLLLILLYTNAGSGNYDVQRMRSALRPMEDPSFLLRLQNQQKLSAHLKDLPFGAGIGTAADAGNRFSPEHFAAQIPPDSWYVELWIETGVVGLTLYICMLIGLIGIGVYHVWRLKDPWTTYVMYALLAEFFGMAVMAYSNPVLGQFPTSSIIFINSILLASCYRWDHPGDELATKPVANS from the coding sequence ATGGCGTCCTTATCTTATCGTTTTCAAAATAGTTTCTGGCTATACAGTATCTGGGGTGTACTTGCGGCCATAGGAGCAGGCTATTTAGTTGGTACATTAGAATTTGTCGGTTCCGCTTTAGTTGTCATTGTGCCTGTAGCCATCCTGCTGGTTGTTGGTGTGCTGATGGAGCCTCGCTTCGGTTTGCTCCTTTATCTTCAAATGAGCTTTCTGGTCAACTTTTTAGCGCGCTTTCTCCCCGTCAGTGCTCCCTTTGGGCTAATGGTTGATGCCATTCTGGTGCTAGTTCTCTTCAGTATTTTTGTGAATGGGAAAAAAATGCAGTGGAATCGGCTGCGTAATCCCGCCGTTTATCTGGTTGGGATTTGGTTTCTCTACAACATTCTGGAATTATTTAACCCGGAAGCCCCTTACAAACCAGCCTGGTTTTTCCACGTTCGAACATTCTCGGTGCAGTGGTTTTTGGTGGCCATTATTCTTCTGGTTGTTCCGGTCACAAAAAAGGATATTCGCGTACTCATTAACTCGTGGCTGATCTGGTCTTTCTGCGGCGCTTTGTGGGGTTTCAAACAACAATATATCGGCTTAACCACTGCTGAAAACATCTGGCTCAACACGGCTGGGGCTACTACACACCTTATTTTTGGTCACCTGCGTAGCTTTTCCTTTTATTCGGATGCCGCCCAGTTTGGAGGTGAAATGTCAGGACTTGCTTTGGTTTGCCTGATCTGGACATTTGAGAAAAAGGATTGGTATCAGAAAGCATTTTTTGCTTTTCTAACGCTGGTTTTCTTTTGGGGTTATGTCGTTTCGGGAACGCGCAGTGCGCTTTTTGTGCTTCTGGCCGGTTTCCCGTTCTACTTGTTACTAAAACGTGATTTTGTTAAATTAGCCCTTGGTTTTTGCCTCGCTACGCCTCTGCTGCTGATTCTGCTTTACACCAATGCAGGAAGCGGAAATTATGACGTGCAGCGCATGCGTTCAGCTTTACGACCGATGGAAGATCCGTCTTTCCTGCTTCGGCTGCAAAATCAGCAAAAATTGTCAGCGCACTTAAAAGACCTGCCCTTTGGTGCCGGTATTGGAACGGCTGCCGATGCCGGGAATCGCTTTTCTCCCGAACACTTCGCCGCTCAAATCCCCCCGGATAGCTGGTATGTCGAACTCTGGATTGAAACAGGCGTGGTTGGCTTGACCCTTTATATCTGTATGCTCATTGGCCTGATAGGCATTGGCGTTTATCACGTCTGGCGCTTGAAAGATCCGTGGACGACTTACGTAATGTATGCCCTACTGGCCGAGTTTTTTGGTATGGCCGTCATGGCTTATTCAAACCCCGTTCTAGGTCAGTTTCCAACGAGCAGCATCATTTTTATAAATTCCATTTTGCTTGCTTCCTGCTACCGGTGGGATCATCCAGGCGATGAGTTAGCTACTAAACCCGTGGCTAACTCTTAA
- a CDS encoding response regulator — MENQKLNLLIVEENPFLVNVLRQALTPEFNVIAVANGIEALDRLEYGSRIDFILTEINLPKLDGLELIRLVRLNILYKHLPILVISKFEDSSSRIKCLESGADAYVAKPFNPLEVRARVRGMLRHTDSFSTKKATDIVPSYY; from the coding sequence ATGGAAAACCAGAAACTAAACTTGCTTATTGTTGAGGAAAATCCTTTTCTCGTCAATGTGCTCCGCCAAGCTCTAACACCGGAGTTCAATGTTATAGCGGTTGCCAACGGCATTGAAGCTCTGGATAGGCTTGAATATGGCTCCCGGATTGACTTTATATTAACAGAAATAAATCTACCTAAACTAGATGGGCTTGAGCTAATACGGTTGGTTCGACTTAATATTTTGTACAAGCATCTGCCAATTTTGGTTATTTCTAAGTTTGAGGATAGCAGTAGTCGCATCAAATGTCTGGAAAGTGGGGCGGATGCTTATGTGGCTAAGCCATTTAATCCGTTGGAAGTGCGGGCTCGCGTTCGGGGAATGTTACGGCATACAGATTCTTTTAGTACGAAAAAAGCAACGGATATCGTACCATCTTATTATTAA
- a CDS encoding glycosyltransferase, with protein sequence MDVLGYLVLLPIGAYLFFNVLYLLVLAVAGWLGSDDERSLPKQPSRIRRMAVLIPAYKEDRVIIDSVQANLRQTYPASSYDIFVIADSFRAETLQELAQYPIRVLPVSFEQSTVQKSLGYALNALPENDYDIVVISDADNHMATDFLERINLAFDGGWRAVQGHRVAKNTNTSVAVFDAMNEEVSNHIFRSGQRAVGLSASLIGSGMAFEPATMKRLMGRIRTVGGYDKELEINLLLEGVSIAYLKQALIYDEKVQNLEVFERQRTRWIAAQVHFAKVYAGTGIQQLFQGRFDPAFAFIKALILPRTLLLAALFFSVLLGLVTQSASILIPALALSGTLLVSMFISIPGYLWQKISISDILTFPLLVFRMIRSLLKVKTAQKKFIHTPHGETPAGKEKTKV encoded by the coding sequence ATGGATGTTTTAGGGTATCTTGTTCTTCTGCCCATTGGCGCCTACCTTTTTTTTAATGTCTTATATTTATTGGTTTTAGCGGTGGCCGGTTGGCTAGGAAGCGACGACGAACGTTCGCTGCCTAAACAGCCAAGTCGCATTCGCCGCATGGCGGTGCTGATTCCCGCCTACAAAGAAGATCGGGTAATTATTGATTCAGTCCAGGCTAACCTGCGGCAAACGTACCCAGCTAGTTCGTACGACATTTTTGTTATTGCTGATTCCTTTCGGGCCGAAACATTGCAGGAACTTGCACAATACCCTATCCGAGTGCTGCCCGTAAGTTTTGAACAATCGACGGTTCAGAAGTCGCTGGGCTATGCGTTGAATGCACTGCCCGAGAACGACTATGATATTGTTGTTATCTCCGACGCGGACAACCACATGGCAACCGATTTTCTAGAGCGGATTAATCTGGCTTTTGATGGAGGCTGGCGGGCTGTGCAGGGACATCGAGTAGCCAAAAACACAAATACGAGTGTAGCCGTATTTGATGCCATGAATGAGGAAGTAAGTAACCACATTTTTCGGAGCGGACAGCGGGCGGTAGGCTTATCAGCCTCGTTGATTGGGTCTGGTATGGCTTTCGAACCAGCAACCATGAAACGATTGATGGGGCGGATTCGTACCGTAGGTGGTTATGATAAAGAGCTAGAAATTAATCTGTTACTGGAGGGGGTTTCTATCGCCTACCTAAAGCAAGCGCTCATTTACGATGAGAAAGTGCAAAACCTAGAAGTCTTTGAGCGGCAGCGGACCCGATGGATTGCCGCGCAGGTTCACTTTGCGAAGGTCTACGCTGGCACCGGCATTCAGCAATTGTTTCAAGGGCGTTTCGACCCGGCATTTGCATTTATCAAGGCGCTCATTCTGCCCCGAACGCTACTGCTAGCGGCCTTATTTTTCTCCGTATTGCTTGGCCTAGTAACGCAGAGTGCTTCTATCCTGATTCCGGCTCTTGCCCTGTCTGGAACTCTGTTGGTGAGCATGTTTATTTCGATTCCAGGCTACCTTTGGCAAAAGATTTCGATAAGCGATATTCTGACATTTCCATTGCTGGTTTTCCGCATGATTCGCTCTTTGCTCAAGGTAAAAACGGCGCAGAAGAAATTCATTCATACACCGCATGGCGAGACTCCCGCCGGGAAAGAAAAAACCAAGGTCTGA
- the mdh gene encoding malate dehydrogenase has translation MKITVVGAGAVGATCADNIARCELAEEVVLLDIKEGLSEGKALDMFQTATLAGFDTKITGSTNNYELTANSDVVVITSGLPRKPGMTREDLIGTNAKIVKGVTENILTYSPEAIIIIVSNPMDTMTYLTLKTSGLPKNKIIGMGGILDSARFKTYLSLALNCPPNDIHGTVVGGHGDTTMIPLTRLATRNGVPVSQFLDDETLQKVAADTMVGGATLTKLIGTSAWYAPGAAVSALVESIIRDQKHIFPCSVALDGEYGQSDICLGVPVVIGRNGWEEIIDYKLNEEEQAAFSKSADAVRSMNNVLDTLEL, from the coding sequence ATGAAAATTACTGTTGTAGGTGCCGGTGCTGTTGGCGCAACATGTGCTGATAATATTGCCCGCTGCGAACTAGCCGAAGAGGTTGTTCTGCTCGACATCAAAGAAGGGCTTAGCGAAGGCAAGGCACTGGACATGTTTCAAACGGCTACGTTAGCAGGTTTCGATACTAAGATTACAGGTTCCACTAATAACTACGAATTAACAGCCAATTCGGATGTTGTCGTTATTACATCGGGTCTACCACGCAAGCCCGGCATGACCCGTGAGGACCTTATTGGCACTAACGCAAAAATCGTCAAAGGTGTTACGGAAAATATTTTAACGTATTCACCTGAAGCTATTATCATCATTGTATCCAATCCAATGGACACCATGACGTACCTGACGTTGAAAACCTCAGGGCTGCCGAAAAACAAGATTATCGGTATGGGTGGTATCCTGGATTCGGCTCGTTTCAAGACGTATTTGTCACTGGCCTTAAATTGTCCTCCGAACGATATTCACGGAACTGTAGTTGGTGGCCACGGCGACACCACCATGATTCCTTTGACGCGTTTGGCTACGCGCAACGGGGTTCCCGTTAGTCAGTTCCTTGATGACGAAACGTTGCAAAAAGTCGCAGCGGATACGATGGTTGGGGGCGCGACTCTAACGAAGCTGATCGGTACCTCAGCCTGGTATGCGCCGGGTGCGGCGGTATCGGCCCTGGTAGAAAGCATCATCCGGGACCAGAAGCACATTTTCCCTTGCTCCGTAGCTTTGGACGGCGAGTATGGCCAATCCGATATCTGTCTGGGTGTGCCGGTTGTCATTGGCCGCAATGGCTGGGAAGAAATCATCGATTACAAACTGAATGAAGAAGAACAGGCTGCTTTCAGTAAGTCTGCCGATGCCGTTCGGAGCATGAATAACGTGTTGGATACGCTCGAACTCTAA
- a CDS encoding YkvA family protein, producing the protein MANNTLLTRVLSSIFFRKSAGKASRYVRSSKSLFELINKVATKTSDLGVTGSYSAAKDQVGLLVRMVRAYAKGEYKAIPQKSLLSVVAVLLYFINPFDLILDVLPVIGFADDVALLLWLVNSIGSDIEKFRIWEEDRKTIKIS; encoded by the coding sequence ATGGCAAATAACACACTGTTAACTCGGGTATTAAGTTCTATTTTTTTTCGTAAGTCAGCCGGTAAGGCTTCGCGCTATGTGCGGAGTAGTAAAAGTTTGTTTGAGCTAATCAATAAAGTCGCTACCAAAACGAGCGATCTGGGCGTAACGGGTAGCTATTCGGCCGCAAAAGACCAGGTAGGGCTGCTAGTGCGCATGGTCCGAGCCTACGCCAAAGGCGAATACAAGGCCATTCCGCAGAAAAGTTTGCTGTCTGTGGTGGCGGTGTTGCTGTATTTTATCAATCCGTTTGACCTGATCCTGGACGTACTGCCAGTGATTGGATTTGCCGACGACGTTGCTTTGCTTCTGTGGCTTGTTAATTCAATTGGCAGTGATATTGAGAAATTCCGGATTTGGGAAGAAGACCGGAAGACAATTAAAATTAGCTAA
- a CDS encoding Sec-independent protein translocase subunit TatA/TatB, whose amino-acid sequence MELLTIFAFLGSLGGTELLLIGLVILLFFGAKRIPELMKGLGKGIREFKDATNDVRQNIEDGMKDTK is encoded by the coding sequence ATGGAATTATTGACCATTTTTGCTTTCTTGGGCTCGTTAGGCGGAACTGAACTGTTGTTGATCGGTTTGGTTATTCTGCTATTTTTTGGCGCAAAACGCATCCCAGAACTAATGAAGGGTCTGGGCAAAGGCATCCGTGAGTTCAAAGACGCTACGAACGATGTCCGTCAGAACATTGAAGATGGCATGAAAGACACGAAATAA
- the gatA gene encoding Asp-tRNA(Asn)/Glu-tRNA(Gln) amidotransferase subunit GatA has translation MMPVTLYHSLSSIQADLASGAVTCRQLVDYYLDRIQQNQHLNAFVAVYADEARQRAEAVDQRLKEGKAGRLAGMVLGIKDVLSYKDHGVQAGSNMLSGFEAQFTATAVQRLIDEDAIIIGRQNCDEFAMGSSNENSAYGPARNAADPERVPGGSSGGSAVAVQADLCLASIGSDTGGSVRQPAAFCGVIGLKPTYGRISRWGLIAYASSFDCIGPITRSVEDAALLLEIMAGADDFDSTVSQSPVPAYSKQAASERPLRIAYLREGVESEGVDETIRQQTIAMLDQLRAQGHVVEPVTFPLLKHILPTYYILTTAEASSNLSRFDGVRYGHRSQTATDLESLYKKSRTEGFGDEVRRRIILGTFALSSSYYDAYYTKAQQVRRLIKEYTDQLFANYDLLATPVTPTTAFRIGEKTSDPLQMYLADIFTVQANVVGYPAIAIPNGTDEKGLPIGFQMMAAPFRESDLLAAANQLVAQPVNS, from the coding sequence ATGATGCCCGTAACGCTTTACCATTCTCTATCTTCTATCCAGGCTGATCTGGCTTCTGGCGCCGTAACGTGCCGACAACTCGTTGACTATTATCTAGATCGTATTCAGCAAAATCAGCATTTGAATGCTTTCGTGGCCGTGTATGCCGACGAAGCCCGACAACGTGCCGAAGCAGTGGACCAGCGGCTGAAAGAAGGAAAGGCAGGACGGTTGGCAGGCATGGTATTGGGGATAAAAGATGTGCTGAGCTACAAAGATCACGGTGTGCAGGCAGGCAGCAACATGCTATCTGGCTTCGAAGCTCAATTCACAGCAACTGCGGTCCAACGCCTCATCGACGAAGATGCGATCATTATCGGGCGGCAGAACTGCGATGAGTTTGCGATGGGGTCCTCCAACGAAAATTCGGCCTATGGACCTGCGCGAAACGCTGCTGATCCTGAGCGTGTTCCGGGCGGATCGTCGGGCGGCTCGGCAGTAGCGGTGCAGGCCGATTTGTGCCTGGCCTCAATCGGGAGCGATACGGGAGGATCCGTGCGTCAACCCGCCGCATTTTGTGGCGTCATCGGTTTGAAACCTACTTACGGACGCATCTCGCGCTGGGGACTTATTGCCTACGCTTCCTCTTTTGATTGCATTGGGCCCATAACACGTTCGGTTGAAGACGCGGCACTTTTGCTCGAAATCATGGCGGGAGCCGATGACTTTGACAGCACTGTGTCACAAAGCCCCGTTCCGGCTTATTCAAAGCAAGCAGCTTCTGAGCGTCCTTTGCGTATTGCATACCTGCGTGAAGGCGTTGAAAGTGAGGGTGTTGACGAAACGATACGCCAGCAAACGATTGCCATGCTGGATCAGCTTCGGGCACAAGGGCACGTTGTTGAGCCAGTAACATTCCCTCTTCTAAAACACATTCTGCCTACTTATTATATTTTGACAACGGCCGAAGCGAGTTCCAACCTCTCCCGCTTCGACGGCGTTCGCTATGGCCATCGCAGCCAGACGGCTACTGATCTGGAATCGCTTTACAAAAAATCGCGTACGGAAGGCTTCGGCGACGAAGTGCGGCGGCGTATCATATTGGGTACTTTTGCGTTAAGTTCCAGTTATTATGATGCTTATTATACGAAAGCACAGCAGGTTCGACGTTTAATTAAGGAATATACCGATCAGTTGTTTGCAAACTACGATTTGTTAGCAACTCCCGTTACGCCAACAACGGCTTTCCGGATTGGCGAGAAAACCAGCGATCCCTTGCAGATGTACCTGGCTGATATTTTTACCGTGCAGGCAAATGTGGTGGGTTATCCGGCCATTGCCATCCCGAACGGAACGGATGAAAAGGGGCTTCCTATTGGCTTTCAGATGATGGCAGCACCCTTCCGGGAAAGCGATTTACTGGCCGCCGCGAACCAACTAGTAGCGCAGCCGGTCAATAGCTAA
- a CDS encoding lytic transglycosylase domain-containing protein, which yields MSNLNKTLRSLRQIGIVVFAMSVGSTAWALQVPADTSQAVADTLEEEVNVILVQDVPTVPAELLKKRLAGLEKTIPLTYNKSVHGFVDFFTFRKPSYSQKFLERIPMFFPLYERYLEHYGMPDELKYLSIVESSLVPKAVSVASAGGLWQFMPGTGRDMGLYQDEYIDERMDPVKSTDAACRYLRDLYRIFNDWHLALAAYNSGPGTVKRAMRRSGGDSFWTIYDYLPKETRAYVPQFIALNYVMNYANDHGIYAANPQYTIPCDTIHVNSYFCLQKFSKFTSIPLEDLQKMNPCLVTTILPEHTRNFVLRVPTDRFDYFKANRKYIMDSVTVLPTMTPNMLLATAENYTDDTNGSLKKRDWFPFTDSNEQQSVRVVVAANSIVEEGADLEEVIQKKPRKVIHTVKRGEVMDRIAQKYDIDVYDLKAWNRLKSARLTVGQKLVILREASPANKSLAKKESVEKEEVVARKTREYKPRYHTVQQGDTLWNISKRYGGVSVEDLKKLNNIKDETLKAGQKIIVG from the coding sequence ATGTCGAACCTGAACAAGACCCTGCGCAGTCTCCGACAGATTGGAATTGTTGTTTTTGCAATGAGCGTAGGCTCCACGGCCTGGGCGCTCCAAGTTCCCGCCGACACAAGCCAGGCAGTTGCCGATACGCTGGAAGAAGAAGTGAACGTCATTCTTGTTCAGGACGTGCCAACAGTTCCAGCAGAATTGTTGAAAAAGCGGTTGGCAGGTCTTGAAAAGACGATTCCACTTACTTATAACAAGAGTGTGCATGGTTTTGTTGACTTTTTTACCTTTCGCAAGCCAAGTTATTCCCAGAAATTTCTGGAGCGGATTCCCATGTTTTTTCCGCTTTACGAACGGTATCTGGAGCATTATGGAATGCCCGACGAACTAAAATACCTGTCCATTGTGGAGTCGTCCCTGGTACCCAAAGCTGTTTCAGTAGCAAGCGCGGGCGGTCTTTGGCAGTTTATGCCCGGTACGGGTCGGGACATGGGGCTTTATCAGGACGAGTATATTGATGAGCGGATGGATCCTGTTAAGTCTACCGACGCGGCTTGCCGTTATTTGAGGGATTTATACCGAATTTTCAATGATTGGCACCTAGCGCTGGCTGCCTACAACAGTGGTCCCGGAACTGTCAAACGGGCCATGCGCCGTTCGGGTGGGGACTCATTCTGGACCATCTACGACTACTTGCCAAAGGAAACCCGTGCGTATGTTCCGCAGTTCATCGCCTTGAATTATGTGATGAATTACGCCAATGATCACGGGATTTATGCCGCCAATCCCCAATACACCATTCCCTGCGACACCATTCATGTGAACAGCTATTTTTGTCTGCAAAAGTTCTCCAAGTTTACCAGCATCCCACTGGAAGATTTGCAGAAAATGAATCCGTGTCTGGTGACGACCATTTTGCCGGAACATACTCGGAATTTTGTTTTGCGGGTGCCAACAGACCGGTTCGATTACTTCAAAGCCAATCGCAAATACATCATGGATTCGGTTACTGTTTTGCCAACCATGACGCCTAATATGTTACTGGCAACGGCAGAAAACTATACGGATGATACCAATGGTTCCTTGAAAAAACGTGATTGGTTTCCCTTTACGGATTCCAACGAACAGCAATCGGTACGGGTAGTCGTTGCGGCCAATTCAATCGTCGAAGAAGGTGCAGACCTCGAAGAGGTTATTCAGAAAAAGCCCCGGAAGGTGATTCATACCGTTAAGCGGGGCGAAGTGATGGACCGGATTGCGCAGAAATATGACATTGACGTTTACGATCTAAAAGCCTGGAATCGCCTGAAATCAGCTCGGCTGACGGTGGGGCAGAAGCTAGTGATCCTGCGCGAAGCTAGTCCGGCTAATAAATCGCTGGCGAAGAAAGAAAGCGTAGAGAAAGAAGAAGTAGTGGCCCGGAAAACGAGAGAATACAAACCTCGTTATCATACCGTACAGCAGGGCGATACGCTCTGGAATATTTCGAAACGCTACGGGGGCGTCTCAGTAGAGGATCTTAAAAAATTGAATAATATCAAAGACGAAACGCTAAAAGCTGGCCAGAAAATTATTGTTGGCTGA
- the ruvA gene encoding Holliday junction branch migration protein RuvA — protein sequence MIAYINGTLAHKDPTFVIVEANGLGYEIHISLYTSTILPGVNEKVKLYTYQHIREDIQALYGFGETDEKQLFMDLISVSGIGPNTALVMLSTLPPVELRSAILMENVKAIQAIKGIGAKTAQRVILELRDKLKKAGITAQAIPNYRVAANPAREEALAALTTLGIAKPVAEKSIDAILKREGDNISVEQLIRLALR from the coding sequence ATGATTGCTTATATCAACGGCACACTCGCCCATAAAGACCCTACTTTTGTCATTGTGGAAGCGAATGGCCTGGGTTACGAAATACACATTTCTCTCTATACGTCCACCATTCTGCCGGGCGTGAATGAAAAAGTTAAGTTATATACCTATCAGCACATTCGGGAAGACATTCAGGCTTTGTACGGTTTTGGGGAAACCGATGAAAAACAGCTTTTCATGGATTTGATCAGTGTCTCCGGAATAGGACCTAATACGGCCCTGGTCATGCTTTCTACTTTGCCTCCCGTCGAACTTCGGTCGGCGATTTTGATGGAAAATGTGAAAGCCATTCAGGCCATTAAAGGAATCGGAGCAAAAACAGCCCAGCGGGTAATTCTCGAACTGCGTGACAAACTGAAAAAGGCAGGCATCACTGCGCAAGCCATTCCTAATTATCGGGTAGCGGCAAATCCAGCGCGCGAAGAAGCCCTGGCGGCCTTAACGACGCTCGGTATTGCCAAACCTGTGGCCGAGAAAAGCATCGATGCCATTCTGAAGCGCGAGGGCGATAACATCAGCGTAGAACAGCTAATCCGGCTGGCACTTCGGTAA